A single Fodinicurvata sp. EGI_FJ10296 DNA region contains:
- a CDS encoding thioesterase family protein produces the protein MTRNTLHSLVIPSEWIDYNGHMSEGYYALVFSDATDALYLHVGADADWRAANRQSLYTVETHIRYLREVTEGATVSVVTMVVGLDRKRIHLAHELMLGEDCVATQEAMALAVDLETGKSTAIESGLFDTLEDLVVDEAPSYVGRRIALP, from the coding sequence ATGACCCGCAATACGCTACACAGCCTCGTCATTCCGTCGGAATGGATCGATTACAATGGTCATATGAGCGAGGGCTACTATGCCCTCGTTTTCAGCGACGCAACCGACGCCCTCTATCTGCATGTCGGCGCCGATGCCGACTGGCGGGCAGCAAATCGGCAATCCCTCTATACCGTCGAAACCCATATCCGCTATCTACGCGAAGTCACAGAAGGCGCGACGGTCTCGGTCGTCACCATGGTCGTCGGACTCGACCGCAAGCGGATCCACCTGGCTCACGAACTGATGCTGGGCGAGGACTGTGTCGCCACGCAGGAGGCCATGGCCCTGGCCGTGGACCTGGAAACCGGGAAAAGCACGGCCATCGAGTCCGGCCTGTTCGACACCCTGGAGGACCTGGTCGTGGACGAGGCGCCGAGCTATGTCGGACGCCGGATCGCCCTGCCTTGA
- the fosX gene encoding FosX/FosE/FosI family fosfomycin resistance hydrolase, giving the protein MTFIVRDLDRMQEILTTVLDAKMVYDSGPETFSLSRERFFLVGEGAEPIWMATMEGDPLPTRTYNHIAFKIDDAEYERYLERICELGLEVREGRSRVEGEGRSIYFYDDDNHMFELHTGTINDRLKRYAEGG; this is encoded by the coding sequence ATGACGTTCATCGTGCGCGATCTCGACCGGATGCAAGAAATCCTGACGACGGTTCTGGACGCGAAAATGGTCTACGACAGCGGCCCGGAGACGTTCTCTTTGTCGAGGGAGCGCTTTTTCCTCGTTGGCGAAGGCGCAGAGCCGATCTGGATGGCGACAATGGAGGGCGACCCGCTGCCGACGCGGACCTACAACCACATTGCCTTCAAGATCGACGACGCCGAGTACGAGCGCTATCTGGAACGCATTTGCGAACTTGGCCTGGAGGTCCGGGAGGGCCGGTCACGCGTTGAGGGCGAAGGGCGTTCGATATATTTCTACGATGACGACAATCATATGTTTGAGCTTCATACAGGAACGATCAATGACCGGTTGAAGCGGTACGCCGAGGGCGGCTGA
- a CDS encoding phosphatase PAP2 family protein produces the protein MPLRLLSRMGGCVCRAMILCIPLIGGLAVPGAASAQEAGAETSRIVNPFDTEYLLNYPRVAGQALRQPFRTDREGLTQNALALAGIGLAFALDESVQRSWQNDLRSNGSDDVSEPFYEMGVVQNMAIGTGSAYLVGAVSGNRRLQSTALLAAQSLLITAATVEGIKWVGGRRRPGDGDDAWDWGGPGSLRNSSFVSGHAAAAFAAASVVAEQYRDTPVVPIVSYGLATGVALSRINDDGHFLSDVVGGALVGYGIGRLTTGMSPFDNDNVSLNAYHSGDEVGVQLSVRY, from the coding sequence ATGCCGTTGCGCCTGCTTTCCCGCATGGGCGGATGTGTCTGCCGGGCCATGATCCTGTGCATCCCGCTGATCGGCGGGTTGGCGGTTCCCGGCGCTGCAAGCGCCCAGGAAGCCGGCGCCGAAACGTCGCGCATCGTGAACCCGTTCGACACCGAATACCTGCTCAACTATCCAAGAGTGGCAGGACAGGCGTTGCGGCAGCCGTTTCGCACGGACCGCGAGGGGCTGACGCAGAATGCGCTGGCGCTGGCGGGGATCGGGCTCGCCTTCGCCCTGGACGAGAGCGTTCAGCGGTCGTGGCAGAACGATCTGCGCAGCAACGGATCGGACGATGTCTCCGAGCCGTTCTACGAGATGGGCGTCGTTCAGAACATGGCGATCGGAACCGGTTCGGCCTATCTGGTCGGTGCGGTTTCCGGCAACCGCCGCCTTCAGTCGACGGCATTGCTGGCGGCTCAGAGCCTTTTGATCACGGCCGCCACGGTCGAAGGCATCAAGTGGGTCGGTGGCCGCCGACGTCCCGGCGACGGTGACGACGCGTGGGACTGGGGTGGGCCGGGGTCACTCAGAAATTCGTCCTTCGTTTCAGGGCATGCCGCCGCCGCGTTCGCGGCCGCATCGGTGGTCGCGGAACAATACCGCGACACGCCGGTGGTTCCCATCGTCAGCTATGGTCTTGCCACCGGCGTCGCGCTTTCGCGGATCAACGACGACGGTCATTTCCTGTCGGATGTCGTCGGTGGTGCGCTGGTTGGATACGGCATCGGCCGCCTGACCACCGGAATGAGCCCCTTCGACAACGACAACGTCTCGCTCAATGCCTATCACAGCGGCGATGAAGTCGGCGTGCAACTTTCGGTGCGCTATTAG
- a CDS encoding glycosyltransferase family 39 protein — protein sequence MNTIATAVPRKWVGTDIWSPRAVAMIMGAYFVLHAVTRLLMGPVLGIDDAEQTLFAQHLNWGYRFAQPPLFTWIYVGLGNAIGFGIVAATIMRYALLGLTAFFLYSTARRLIPDRRLAALALFSFGLIYVFAVYSHHDLTHTTTLAATIAATLYVVCRLTESPRWRWYAALGICVGLGVLAKWNYVMLPAALFLAAVARRETRELVLTPKLAAVLLPAAAILAGPLVWVFSHIDSFASVQSSVLSEGGAPPTFLQTLASGTADFLVALAAFPQPLLVIFAAVFLPGLWFLRHGRRDASPRPASHPRGAWDRRHRLLLSTIVAGIILHWALVPVLGAVSFNERWMHPVLMPAPLLAFAALACRPPTDRAVRIFIAILVGVTALAWTGLVVRHLLGADACGSCRTLTPIPELAEQIADETAFDNGTIVTSGFHLGGNLRVAFPGARVIETGYPDAVWPPSTGADGQCLAVWTVSPGSDASAPRVPEAIMNRLGVSLGISAAQSPQHHGTVETLMHGSETRRYALGYALFDNEEATC from the coding sequence ATGAATACCATCGCTACCGCCGTTCCCCGAAAATGGGTCGGGACCGACATCTGGTCACCGCGCGCCGTCGCCATGATCATGGGCGCCTATTTCGTCCTGCATGCCGTGACCCGGCTGCTCATGGGTCCGGTACTCGGAATCGACGACGCCGAACAGACATTGTTCGCCCAGCACCTGAATTGGGGCTACCGATTCGCTCAACCGCCTCTGTTCACATGGATCTATGTCGGCCTTGGGAACGCGATAGGATTCGGCATCGTCGCGGCGACGATCATGCGCTACGCATTGCTGGGGCTGACGGCGTTCTTTCTTTATTCGACGGCACGCCGCCTGATCCCGGACCGGCGACTGGCTGCGCTGGCGCTCTTCAGCTTCGGCCTGATCTATGTATTTGCCGTCTATTCCCACCACGACCTGACACACACGACGACTCTCGCCGCCACGATCGCGGCAACGCTCTACGTCGTCTGCCGACTGACCGAATCCCCCCGGTGGCGCTGGTATGCGGCGCTCGGGATATGCGTGGGGCTCGGCGTGCTCGCCAAATGGAACTATGTAATGCTGCCGGCGGCATTGTTCCTGGCCGCCGTGGCGCGGCGGGAAACGCGGGAGTTGGTCTTGACGCCGAAGCTGGCCGCAGTCCTGCTCCCCGCCGCAGCGATCCTGGCCGGGCCGCTGGTCTGGGTGTTCTCACATATCGACAGCTTTGCGTCGGTACAGAGCTCGGTCCTTTCCGAAGGCGGCGCTCCGCCGACGTTTCTACAGACGCTGGCCTCTGGAACGGCCGATTTCCTCGTCGCCCTGGCAGCGTTCCCCCAGCCCTTGCTGGTCATCTTCGCAGCCGTTTTCCTGCCCGGTCTTTGGTTCCTCCGGCACGGCCGGCGGGACGCGAGCCCGCGTCCCGCCTCGCACCCCCGCGGCGCGTGGGATCGCCGTCACCGCCTGCTGCTGTCGACGATCGTCGCCGGTATCATTCTCCATTGGGCACTGGTTCCGGTACTGGGCGCGGTGTCGTTCAACGAACGCTGGATGCATCCCGTTCTGATGCCGGCGCCGCTGCTGGCTTTCGCCGCACTTGCGTGTCGGCCACCAACCGACCGGGCTGTGCGCATCTTCATCGCCATTCTGGTCGGCGTCACGGCACTGGCCTGGACGGGGCTGGTCGTGCGCCATCTTCTGGGCGCCGACGCCTGCGGAAGCTGCCGAACGCTGACACCGATTCCGGAGCTGGCCGAACAGATCGCCGATGAAACCGCCTTCGACAACGGAACCATCGTGACGAGCGGATTTCATCTGGGCGGCAATCTTCGCGTCGCTTTTCCGGGCGCGCGCGTGATAGAAACCGGCTATCCCGATGCCGTCTGGCCTCCATCGACGGGCGCCGACGGGCAATGTCTCGCCGTCTGGACGGTATCGCCGGGATCCGACGCATCCGCACCGCGGGTCCCGGAAGCGATAATGAACCGGCTGGGCGTATCTCTGGGCATCAGCGCCGCACAGTCGCCTCAACACCACGGCACTGTGGAAACGTTGATGCATGGATCGGAAACCCGCCGCTACGCACTCGGCTACGCCCTGTTCGACAATGAAGAAGCGACCTGCTGA
- a CDS encoding glycosyltransferase family 2 protein: protein MPNESRAPISAPGTKPDTSNGTDPRPTIAVVVPVFDEEDSLGPLVDELLAVAAEHNLALRRIVMVDDGSRDGSWSAIRTLSTTHPVVSGLRMRRNFGKSLALDAGIRTVDTDIIVTMDADLQDDPSELPRFIAEIDAGWDLVSGWKRQRNDPTSKTLPSRLFNRVTAAASGVKLNDFNCGYKAYRREVFHRVQLYGELHRYVPVLAHYNGFTVTEIPVNHRARRFGRSKFGAERFIKGFLDLLTVMAITRFAQRPGHLFGGAGILMMLLGGGTLTYLTLLKLITGADIGGRPLLMFGVMMTIISVQLIVFGMLAEIFNARMRPGTSLDAVKERTGPPASRPPMPESPAPTSPVAGETERHG, encoded by the coding sequence ATGCCCAACGAAAGCCGCGCCCCGATCTCGGCCCCCGGCACCAAACCCGATACCAGCAATGGCACCGACCCGCGGCCCACCATCGCGGTTGTGGTTCCCGTCTTCGATGAAGAAGACAGCCTCGGGCCACTGGTGGACGAATTGCTGGCGGTCGCTGCGGAGCATAATCTCGCGCTCCGCCGCATCGTCATGGTCGATGACGGCAGCCGGGACGGCAGTTGGAGCGCGATACGAACACTGTCGACGACTCATCCGGTGGTATCGGGCCTGCGGATGCGCCGGAACTTCGGCAAATCGCTCGCCCTGGACGCCGGTATCCGCACCGTCGACACAGACATCATCGTGACCATGGACGCCGACCTGCAGGACGATCCGTCGGAACTGCCGCGCTTCATCGCCGAGATTGACGCAGGGTGGGATCTGGTATCGGGCTGGAAGCGCCAGCGCAACGATCCGACCTCGAAAACCCTGCCGTCGCGCCTGTTCAACCGCGTCACGGCCGCAGCCAGCGGTGTAAAGCTCAACGATTTCAACTGCGGGTACAAGGCGTACCGGCGTGAAGTCTTTCACCGCGTGCAGCTTTACGGCGAATTGCACCGCTATGTGCCGGTGCTGGCCCACTACAACGGCTTTACCGTCACGGAAATTCCGGTCAACCACCGGGCCCGGCGGTTCGGGCGATCGAAATTCGGCGCCGAGCGCTTCATAAAGGGGTTCCTTGACCTGCTGACGGTCATGGCGATCACACGTTTTGCCCAGCGCCCCGGGCATCTGTTCGGCGGCGCCGGCATTCTGATGATGCTGCTGGGCGGCGGCACGCTGACCTATCTGACGCTGCTGAAACTGATCACGGGGGCCGATATCGGCGGACGGCCGCTTCTGATGTTCGGCGTCATGATGACGATCATCAGCGTCCAGTTGATCGTGTTCGGCATGCTGGCGGAAATATTCAATGCCCGGATGCGGCCGGGCACGTCGCTCGACGCGGTCAAGGAACGGACCGGCCCGCCCGCATCCAGACCCCCGATGCCGGAGTCTCCCGCACCGACATCCCCTGTCGCAGGCGAAACCGAACGCCATGGCTGA
- a CDS encoding lysylphosphatidylglycerol synthase transmembrane domain-containing protein, which yields MADPARVGAPPSRSRIWLRRAAFSLAGLAMAAAMLWVLITPESAAAMRSAVRGASHIWFLAALALMPLIQTIRAARFGRLLFGSDRRRPGLWAVTTTLLAVNTILPFKLGEASFPVMTRRLYDVPLADGTGVILFARFLDLAATLTLLGLAVMLADIDTGIGIPRWLSIAAVSLTATLSLAPFALVPAAPPNTPPAAQAGRLPSRLKTILADITRLHTRITNARTAGAIVVSSYGIWVLHALAAMCAVEAVDATLRVHINAGTSAAAGLVTNIAFALPITGVAGLGAPQAAWVALARLADIPMADAVVGAFAYTAVTLTATAVLGATGATLLSWRLARQPAHRRDADGNGIPPRPDRR from the coding sequence ATGGCTGATCCTGCGCGTGTGGGCGCGCCGCCTTCGCGATCCCGCATCTGGCTTCGGCGCGCGGCGTTCAGCCTTGCCGGCCTCGCTATGGCCGCAGCGATGCTGTGGGTTCTGATCACGCCGGAGTCCGCGGCCGCCATGCGATCAGCCGTGCGTGGCGCGTCTCACATCTGGTTTCTCGCCGCCCTGGCGCTGATGCCACTGATCCAGACCATCCGGGCGGCGCGTTTCGGTCGGCTTCTGTTCGGCAGCGACCGCCGACGGCCGGGGCTCTGGGCCGTCACCACGACATTGCTGGCGGTGAACACCATCCTGCCGTTCAAATTGGGCGAAGCCAGCTTTCCGGTCATGACACGGCGCCTTTATGACGTTCCACTCGCAGACGGAACCGGCGTCATTCTGTTTGCCCGGTTCCTGGACCTCGCCGCAACGCTGACCCTTTTGGGTCTGGCGGTCATGCTGGCCGATATCGACACCGGCATCGGTATTCCCCGGTGGCTATCGATCGCCGCCGTAAGCCTGACGGCCACCCTCAGCCTCGCGCCGTTTGCACTCGTCCCCGCCGCCCCGCCGAACACGCCGCCAGCGGCACAGGCTGGCCGATTGCCGAGCCGCCTGAAGACGATCCTCGCCGACATAACGCGGCTGCACACCCGTATTACGAACGCCAGGACGGCGGGCGCGATCGTGGTGTCGAGCTATGGCATCTGGGTCCTGCACGCCCTGGCCGCGATGTGTGCCGTTGAGGCCGTCGACGCCACCCTTCGCGTTCATATCAACGCCGGAACGTCCGCCGCCGCTGGTCTGGTGACCAATATCGCCTTTGCCTTGCCGATAACGGGGGTCGCCGGGCTCGGCGCGCCCCAAGCCGCCTGGGTCGCACTGGCGCGGCTGGCCGATATACCGATGGCCGACGCCGTTGTGGGCGCATTCGCCTATACCGCGGTGACGCTGACAGCGACTGCCGTTCTGGGGGCGACCGGCGCCACTCTGCTGTCCTGGCGGCTCGCCCGACAGCCGGCGCACCGGCGCGACGCGGACGGCAATGGTATTCCCCCGCGCCCTGATCGGCGTTAG
- a CDS encoding MFS transporter, protein MLEILTNRTYRHLFAAQIFSLIGTGLTTVALGLLAYDLAGANAGAVLGTALALKMVAYVGIAPIAGPIAARLPRRQLLVTLDAIRAGFVLLLPFVSEIWQIYALVFLFQACSAIFTPTFQATIPEILPDERQYTRALSLSRLAYDLESLVSPLLAGLLLTVITFQWLFIGTTLGFLASALLVVSAGVPSLVKRLADETSFWERVTRGLKIYLKTPRLRALLALNFAVSAAGAMIIVNTVVHVRASLGGSDSDVAMLFAAYGLGSMAVALSLPRLFDHLTPRSIMLPAGAVLAVLTALGATADTFAISLILWPAMGAAVSAVMTPGGLLLRRSSHSDDRPALFSAHFALSHAGWLITYPLAGWLGARAGLDVTFLVMAVLALAGVGLAAALWPRPDEETLEHAHPVQEHTHTHVHDEHHQHDHEGWEGPEPHSHPHRHGMLRHAHPFVIDDHHPVWPSG, encoded by the coding sequence ATGCTGGAAATCCTGACCAATCGCACTTATCGCCACCTGTTTGCAGCACAGATTTTCTCGCTGATCGGCACAGGCCTGACCACGGTGGCGCTGGGCCTGCTGGCCTACGATCTCGCCGGCGCCAATGCCGGCGCAGTCCTCGGCACCGCGCTGGCGCTGAAAATGGTCGCGTATGTCGGCATTGCCCCAATCGCGGGGCCGATTGCGGCACGCCTGCCACGACGGCAGCTGCTGGTGACGCTCGACGCCATCAGGGCGGGGTTCGTGCTGCTGCTGCCCTTTGTTTCCGAGATCTGGCAGATCTATGCGCTGGTCTTCCTGTTTCAGGCGTGTTCGGCAATATTCACCCCGACCTTCCAGGCGACGATCCCGGAAATCCTCCCCGACGAACGGCAATATACCCGTGCGCTGTCGTTATCCCGGCTGGCTTACGATCTGGAATCGCTGGTCAGCCCCCTGCTGGCTGGATTGCTGCTCACGGTTATCACCTTTCAGTGGCTGTTCATCGGCACGACGCTGGGTTTCCTCGCCTCTGCCCTGCTGGTCGTATCGGCCGGCGTGCCGAGCCTGGTCAAGCGACTGGCCGACGAAACCTCCTTTTGGGAGCGGGTGACGCGCGGCTTGAAGATCTATCTGAAAACGCCGCGGCTGAGGGCATTGCTGGCGCTCAATTTCGCCGTTTCCGCGGCCGGGGCGATGATAATCGTCAATACGGTCGTTCATGTCCGTGCCAGTCTCGGCGGCAGCGACAGCGATGTCGCAATGCTGTTCGCCGCCTATGGTCTGGGCTCGATGGCGGTGGCGCTGTCGCTGCCCCGGCTGTTCGACCATCTGACGCCGCGATCGATCATGCTGCCGGCGGGGGCTGTGCTCGCTGTGTTGACCGCGTTGGGCGCGACCGCAGACACCTTCGCCATCAGCCTCATTTTGTGGCCCGCCATGGGCGCCGCCGTTTCGGCGGTCATGACGCCGGGCGGGCTGTTGCTCCGGCGTTCGTCCCATAGTGACGACCGCCCCGCCCTGTTCTCGGCACACTTCGCCCTGTCCCATGCCGGCTGGCTGATCACTTACCCGCTGGCAGGGTGGCTCGGCGCCCGCGCCGGGCTGGATGTCACGTTCCTCGTCATGGCGGTGCTGGCGCTGGCGGGTGTCGGACTGGCGGCCGCGCTGTGGCCCCGTCCGGATGAGGAAACGTTGGAACACGCTCACCCGGTTCAAGAACACACGCATACGCATGTGCATGATGAGCATCACCAGCACGACCACGAGGGCTGGGAGGGGCCGGAGCCGCACAGCCATCCTCATCGCCACGGTATGCTGCGCCATGCCCACCCGTTCGTGATCGACGATCATCACCCGGTCTGGCCGTCCGGGTAG
- a CDS encoding ABC transporter ATP-binding protein, producing MNDEAGAIVRLDGITKSFGATKAVADLDLSIAEGQFVTLLGPSGCGKSTTLRLLGGFEVPDRGRILLDGSDVTRVPPNKRNVNMVFQDYALFPHMTVHRNVAFGLELQGRNRRQIDERVESLLDFLQLSEHARRMPDQLSGGQRQRAALARALAPDPKVLLLDEPLGALDAKLRSQVQVELKSIQRSTGKTFIFVTHDQEEALTMSDRIVVMNEGRIEQDGTPEELYHQPLSRFVAGFIGETNFIDCTVKGRDGDEIVLDWHGAELRATGAGRTVAVGTRVEAAVRPENILCQSYRPDTAPSTTNVLEGRVIRRVFKGNRTTIDIALPDRGDATLQASVDPFILDRIDDDRIWIGWNAARMAVLKT from the coding sequence ATGAATGATGAAGCTGGCGCTATCGTCCGTCTCGACGGCATCACCAAGAGTTTTGGTGCCACCAAAGCCGTGGCCGATCTGGACCTGTCAATCGCCGAGGGCCAGTTCGTGACGCTGCTGGGGCCGTCCGGCTGCGGGAAGTCGACCACGCTTCGTCTGCTGGGCGGCTTCGAGGTTCCCGACCGGGGGCGCATTCTGCTCGATGGCAGCGACGTAACTCGGGTGCCGCCGAACAAACGCAACGTCAACATGGTGTTCCAGGATTATGCCCTGTTTCCCCATATGACGGTCCATCGCAACGTGGCGTTCGGTCTGGAATTACAGGGCCGGAATCGCCGGCAGATCGACGAACGTGTCGAATCGCTTCTAGACTTCCTTCAACTGAGCGAGCACGCGCGGCGGATGCCGGACCAGCTCTCCGGCGGTCAGCGGCAGCGGGCCGCGCTTGCGCGGGCGCTGGCGCCCGATCCCAAGGTGCTGTTGCTGGACGAGCCGCTGGGCGCTCTGGATGCCAAGCTGCGCAGTCAGGTTCAGGTCGAATTGAAGTCCATCCAGCGCAGCACCGGCAAGACGTTCATCTTCGTGACCCATGATCAGGAAGAAGCGCTGACCATGTCGGACCGGATCGTGGTCATGAACGAGGGCCGCATCGAACAGGACGGAACGCCGGAGGAGCTTTATCACCAACCGCTCAGCCGTTTCGTCGCCGGATTCATCGGCGAAACGAATTTCATCGACTGCACGGTCAAGGGCAGGGACGGCGACGAGATCGTGCTCGACTGGCACGGCGCCGAGTTGAGGGCGACTGGCGCCGGCCGAACGGTCGCGGTCGGGACGCGGGTCGAAGCCGCGGTGCGCCCGGAGAACATTCTGTGTCAGTCCTATCGACCGGACACGGCGCCCAGCACCACCAATGTTCTGGAGGGCCGGGTCATCCGGCGCGTCTTCAAGGGCAATCGCACCACCATTGATATTGCTTTGCCCGATCGCGGCGATGCCACCCTGCAGGCCTCGGTCGATCCGTTCATTCTGGACCGGATCGACGACGACCGGATCTGGATCGGCTGGAATGCCGCGCGGATGGCGGTTCTCAAGACCTGA
- a CDS encoding ABC transporter permease, whose product MTRTSGPNTLTFIYWAFVAYLFLPLAMMTLMGFKDSQFIGFPINEWTTDWYYTALTDPTIRSTFIYSITIAVVSTVLSLFIGTWVALLLGPTRFWGKLAVFGLMCLPAVVPGVISAIALRIFIRLIGIEPGMGAIIFGHTIHNVPFVALLVMARLSSLRQSHLDAARDLGADNLITFLRITLPYLKPALVGGTVFCLLLSFDDFVRSFFLGGYQPTLPVLIFAELRSGMSPEINAIATVVLLLTALGGLWAERSMRRLNRS is encoded by the coding sequence ATGACGAGAACCAGCGGTCCGAATACGCTCACCTTCATCTATTGGGCCTTTGTCGCCTATCTGTTTCTGCCGCTGGCGATGATGACGCTGATGGGGTTCAAGGATTCCCAGTTCATCGGCTTTCCGATCAACGAATGGACGACCGACTGGTATTACACCGCCCTGACGGACCCCACGATCAGATCGACGTTTATCTATTCCATCACGATCGCGGTCGTCTCGACGGTACTTTCGCTTTTCATCGGCACCTGGGTGGCCCTGTTGCTGGGCCCGACGCGGTTCTGGGGCAAGCTCGCGGTCTTCGGCCTGATGTGCCTGCCGGCCGTCGTGCCGGGTGTGATCTCGGCCATTGCGCTCAGGATCTTTATTCGCCTGATCGGTATCGAGCCGGGGATGGGGGCGATTATCTTCGGCCACACCATCCACAATGTGCCGTTCGTGGCGTTGCTGGTGATGGCGAGGCTGTCGTCGTTGCGCCAGAGCCATCTGGATGCCGCCCGCGATCTCGGCGCGGACAACCTGATCACTTTCCTGCGGATCACGCTGCCCTATCTGAAGCCCGCGCTCGTTGGCGGCACCGTGTTCTGCCTGCTGCTCAGTTTCGACGATTTCGTCCGCTCGTTCTTCCTGGGAGGGTATCAGCCGACGCTGCCGGTGCTGATCTTCGCCGAACTGCGATCGGGCATGTCGCCGGAAATCAATGCCATCGCGACGGTCGTGCTGCTGCTGACCGCGCTGGGCGGCCTGTGGGCGGAACGGTCGATGCGACGATTGAATCGGAGTTGA
- a CDS encoding ABC transporter permease — MDVTRDRPGGRAGTPSRRGVWARLTGNPVYLSITGPLLATERRRFWLLALFPLFWIFAMHLGPIVQMFQISFLDAYPPSSGQTPSWTLDNWAQFFSNPIHVSTFVRTFVFAATLTFITLIIMYPVAYYIAKLVPADRRLLFLLLLLVPFWAGEIVRTYAIMILLGNRGFVNIVLDWMGLIDRPIPFMYTNFSLGMGVIYLTSLYMLLPLYSALEKIPNNYLEAASDLGAGAFTRFRRIILPLSRDGIASGCTLVFLLSTGYYATPVLLGGPNTTVFAQTVARFFHVAGDQWPVGAAFSSIMLISALTLTGIFLKVMGRKGGGLLK, encoded by the coding sequence ATGGATGTTACGAGGGATCGGCCCGGTGGGCGAGCAGGCACTCCGTCCAGGCGGGGAGTATGGGCACGCCTGACCGGCAATCCGGTGTATCTGTCCATCACCGGTCCGCTGCTGGCCACCGAACGCCGCCGTTTCTGGTTGCTGGCGCTCTTTCCGCTGTTCTGGATATTCGCGATGCATCTGGGCCCGATCGTCCAGATGTTCCAGATCAGCTTTCTCGATGCCTATCCGCCAAGCTCCGGGCAGACGCCATCGTGGACGTTGGACAACTGGGCGCAGTTCTTCAGCAACCCCATCCATGTCTCGACATTTGTGCGGACATTCGTATTTGCGGCGACGCTGACCTTCATCACGCTGATCATCATGTATCCGGTGGCGTATTACATCGCCAAGCTGGTGCCGGCGGATCGACGGTTGCTGTTCCTGTTGCTTTTGCTGGTGCCGTTCTGGGCCGGTGAGATCGTCCGTACCTATGCAATCATGATTTTGCTCGGCAATCGCGGCTTCGTGAACATTGTGCTGGACTGGATGGGGCTGATCGACCGGCCGATACCCTTCATGTACACGAACTTCTCGCTCGGCATGGGCGTGATCTATCTGACCTCGCTTTATATGCTGCTGCCGCTGTATTCGGCGCTGGAAAAAATCCCGAACAACTATCTTGAGGCGGCGTCCGACCTCGGCGCCGGGGCGTTCACCCGGTTCCGCCGGATAATCCTGCCGTTGTCGCGCGACGGCATCGCCTCTGGCTGTACCCTGGTATTCCTGCTGTCGACGGGTTATTACGCCACACCGGTCCTTCTGGGCGGCCCCAATACGACCGTCTTTGCTCAGACAGTGGCCCGGTTCTTCCACGTCGCCGGCGACCAGTGGCCGGTCGGCGCCGCGTTCTCAAGCATCATGCTGATCAGTGCGCTCACGCTTACCGGCATCTTTCTTAAGGTCATGGGCCGCAAGGGCGGAGGGCTCCTGAAATGA